In Alteromonas mediterranea DE, a single genomic region encodes these proteins:
- a CDS encoding copper resistance CopC family protein: MKALVKSFAIFSVLLSSVALAHEAIEIKSSTPSKNAMLMEAPMELSVSFTKGVRLIKVVLKDSEGAKVDFGFEPPKEVATDYSWTLPKLRPGSYNVEFIMLGSDGHKMKDSFGFMVH, from the coding sequence TGTACTGCTAAGCAGCGTGGCATTAGCACATGAGGCTATAGAAATTAAATCTAGCACACCAAGCAAAAATGCAATGCTGATGGAGGCCCCAATGGAACTATCAGTCAGCTTTACCAAGGGAGTTAGATTAATAAAAGTAGTTTTAAAAGATAGTGAAGGTGCAAAAGTTGATTTTGGCTTTGAACCTCCGAAAGAGGTTGCAACGGATTATTCTTGGACCTTACCTAAATTACGTCCAGGTTCATACAATGTTGAGTTCATCATGCTTGGCTCCGATGGGCACAAGATGAAAGATAGTTTTGGATTTATGGTGCACTAA
- a CDS encoding DUF4440 domain-containing protein — protein sequence MEYGWENGDGAPFKKHFFDFKGARYFESGGQNVGLSDLIEHHVEPEKDALVFLSLDFSNIQTHVEDDFAWTLVDTTVQGEVRKSGKTFNKTGFQTFLFKKVNGEWLVVHTHSSSRNRAKD from the coding sequence ATTGAATATGGCTGGGAGAATGGAGACGGTGCCCCCTTTAAAAAGCACTTTTTCGACTTTAAAGGCGCAAGATACTTTGAATCTGGCGGACAGAATGTAGGGTTAAGTGACTTGATAGAGCATCATGTTGAACCAGAAAAGGATGCCTTAGTTTTCTTAAGTTTAGATTTTTCTAACATTCAAACTCATGTAGAAGATGATTTTGCTTGGACACTCGTTGATACAACCGTTCAAGGAGAGGTTAGGAAGTCTGGAAAAACTTTCAACAAAACGGGGTTTCAAACCTTTCTTTTTAAAAAAGTTAACGGTGAGTGGCTGGTAGTTCACACGCATTCCTCTAGTAGAAATCGTGCAAAAGACTAG
- a CDS encoding formyltransferase family protein has protein sequence MKIVYFGNDLFSNCLSLLIKNRLNIERVFINDVQENASFIKRICRKYNIVYSTEKPSIVTLKGYLNDEQTVFVVADYGYKVPTNEIKYAINIHPSLLPKSRGPTPLTYIIDNPENAGVSIHKLTEKLDAGSILIQEKFEVENNETISSLMVKSQLLAETLLEELLNNFNELYNNATPQLEKLASFQSLPPVKRRFVNWDQNTAQFSHALRQYGHFGILISLDNALYIANDVEVTTFSHDFTCGSIIFEDALIKSIAINDGYVVLSKRSLRLYESRVLN, from the coding sequence ATGAAAATCGTTTATTTTGGAAACGACTTATTCTCGAATTGTTTGTCACTTCTAATTAAAAATAGATTGAACATTGAACGCGTTTTTATAAACGATGTTCAGGAAAATGCGAGCTTCATCAAACGAATTTGTCGTAAATACAATATTGTTTATTCCACTGAAAAACCAAGTATCGTGACTCTTAAAGGATATTTAAATGACGAACAGACAGTCTTTGTTGTAGCCGATTACGGATACAAAGTACCCACAAACGAAATAAAATATGCGATTAATATCCACCCATCTTTACTACCCAAAAGTAGAGGCCCAACCCCACTCACCTACATTATCGACAACCCTGAGAACGCGGGTGTTAGCATTCATAAACTCACTGAGAAACTTGATGCAGGTAGCATCCTAATCCAAGAGAAATTTGAGGTCGAAAACAATGAAACGATTTCATCATTGATGGTCAAGTCTCAGTTACTCGCAGAAACTCTGTTAGAAGAATTACTTAATAACTTTAATGAGCTTTATAATAACGCCACACCTCAATTGGAAAAGCTAGCGTCATTCCAAAGTCTACCTCCAGTAAAAAGAAGGTTTGTAAATTGGGATCAAAACACCGCTCAATTTAGTCATGCCCTTCGACAGTATGGGCACTTTGGGATTCTTATTTCGTTAGATAACGCGTTATATATCGCAAATGATGTCGAAGTCACAACTTTCAGTCACGATTTCACGTGCGGTAGCATAATCTTTGAGGATGCACTGATTAAAAGCATTGCTATAAATGATG
- a CDS encoding copper resistance D family protein, whose translation MYIWNTVIVVSKLMFYLGFAATAGYTFFWRDINDNSTNYTTPSYSAVWVKVCVFVAFISNAVWFIANTGAMVEEGIQGALDPFMLKIMLSSPIGEVTLYRAGGLAVALITIYLLKFKPLKPFLRLKSCLLVLCLFTLSYTFTLTGHVSELGSIARILLMVHVFVMAWWFGALIPLKLSCHYQSYEKLYKLMDRFGTQAAVLVTLLLSAGIWLAIQLVGSFEGLFSSIYGQTLLVKMFLVTSILAIAIRHKLKLVPKLKSGSGSEALSKSISLELTIAVAILIITSGLTSIVGPER comes from the coding sequence ATGTATATCTGGAACACTGTAATTGTAGTGTCAAAGCTAATGTTTTATTTAGGTTTCGCGGCCACAGCTGGATATACATTTTTCTGGCGAGATATTAACGATAATAGCACAAATTATACAACGCCATCTTATAGCGCTGTATGGGTAAAGGTTTGTGTCTTTGTTGCGTTTATTTCTAATGCAGTGTGGTTTATCGCGAACACTGGAGCGATGGTAGAAGAGGGAATTCAAGGCGCACTTGACCCCTTTATGCTTAAGATAATGTTGAGTTCTCCTATCGGTGAAGTCACCTTGTATCGTGCGGGGGGGTTAGCCGTAGCTTTAATAACTATCTACTTATTGAAATTTAAACCTCTTAAACCTTTCCTAAGGTTAAAGTCTTGCTTACTTGTGCTGTGTCTATTCACTCTCTCGTACACATTTACTTTAACCGGCCACGTTTCTGAATTAGGAAGTATTGCTCGAATACTACTTATGGTTCACGTATTTGTTATGGCTTGGTGGTTTGGTGCATTGATTCCGTTAAAGCTCTCCTGCCATTACCAGAGCTACGAAAAGCTTTATAAATTAATGGATAGGTTTGGTACGCAGGCGGCCGTATTGGTTACCTTATTATTATCTGCAGGCATTTGGCTAGCTATTCAATTGGTAGGTAGTTTTGAAGGGTTATTTAGCTCCATATATGGGCAAACTCTTCTTGTTAAAATGTTCCTTGTAACTAGCATTCTAGCTATTGCTATACGGCACAAACTGAAATTAGTCCCAAAACTTAAAAGTGGCTCGGGAAGCGAAGCACTCTCAAAATCCATTTCATTAGAGTTAACAATAGCAGTTGCTATTTTAATCATTACTTCTGGGCTTACGAGTATTGTAGGTCCCGAAAGATAA
- a CDS encoding YybH family protein: MKIKLLVLLFIMPVIMSFAASAHEKEHHEKGMFSGLDTPAAKIVIAFHHALNTGDKITAKSLLADDVTIYEGGGVERSADEYAQHHMNSDMEYLSSVTNKALEHQVKVLGNTAISASRFLVNGMFKGEERDYQSMETIVLINTEGEWKIKHIHWSN, from the coding sequence ATGAAAATTAAATTATTAGTCTTACTATTTATCATGCCCGTAATCATGAGTTTTGCTGCTAGTGCCCATGAAAAAGAACATCATGAGAAAGGTATGTTTAGTGGGTTAGATACGCCTGCAGCTAAAATAGTTATTGCATTCCATCACGCGCTTAATACGGGAGACAAAATCACTGCGAAGAGCCTACTGGCGGATGATGTGACTATTTATGAAGGAGGCGGAGTTGAGAGGAGCGCAGATGAATATGCTCAACATCATATGAATTCAGATATGGAATATCTATCGTCAGTGACAAATAAAGCGTTGGAGCATCAAGTCAAAGTTCTGGGCAACACAGCAATCTCCGCATCGCGGTTTCTGGTCAATGGGATGTTTAAGGGGGAAGAGAGAGACTACCAAAGTATGGAAACAATTGTCTTAATCAACACCGAAGGAGAGTGGAAAATCAAACATATTCATTGGTCAAATTGA